Proteins co-encoded in one Candidatus Angelobacter sp. genomic window:
- a CDS encoding efflux RND transporter periplasmic adaptor subunit — translation MNEEKLKQLRIAAGQKRRSSRPMWAIILGVAIVTAVVIFFAVPRASDSDRSGLKSNRNLGSQPAGGDNSPGLGGGFAGTNTAAASSSTAGRVEGSVLTVSGYIVNRERIELSPRFLGVVKWIGVKKGDAVTNGQVVVLLDDAEYKARLHETEGRLANAKVAVEKAELDFKRAHELVRQNVEMQKSEDDARLQLDAMRATVKEVEGQVELIRTYLDWTVIKSPINGVVLEKLVNPDELVVPQSFGGTRGPSTALISVADPKDLQVEIELNEADVAKAFLGQKCRVSPEAYPDKAYDGVVVEMAPEANRQKGTLQLKVQIKNPDRYLTPELSAKVDFLAKDKGSAQLSEK, via the coding sequence ATGAACGAAGAAAAGCTGAAACAGCTTCGCATCGCCGCGGGACAAAAGCGCCGGTCGTCCCGTCCGATGTGGGCGATCATCCTCGGCGTTGCCATCGTGACCGCCGTCGTGATCTTTTTCGCCGTGCCCCGGGCGTCGGACTCGGATCGCAGCGGTCTCAAATCGAATCGAAACCTCGGGTCGCAACCGGCCGGCGGGGACAATTCGCCGGGATTGGGCGGCGGCTTTGCCGGCACAAATACCGCTGCCGCTTCGTCGTCCACGGCGGGCAGGGTGGAAGGCTCGGTGTTGACCGTCAGCGGCTACATCGTGAACCGCGAGCGGATCGAACTCAGCCCGCGCTTTCTGGGTGTCGTAAAGTGGATCGGCGTGAAGAAGGGCGATGCGGTTACGAACGGCCAGGTGGTCGTGCTGCTCGACGATGCCGAGTACAAGGCGCGTCTCCACGAGACCGAGGGCCGGCTGGCCAACGCAAAGGTCGCCGTGGAAAAGGCGGAACTGGATTTCAAGCGGGCGCACGAGCTCGTCCGGCAGAACGTGGAGATGCAGAAGTCGGAGGACGACGCGCGTCTGCAACTGGACGCAATGCGCGCCACGGTGAAGGAGGTCGAAGGCCAGGTCGAACTCATCCGGACGTATCTCGACTGGACGGTCATCAAGTCACCCATCAACGGCGTGGTGCTGGAGAAACTGGTGAATCCCGACGAACTTGTTGTGCCGCAAAGTTTCGGCGGCACGCGTGGACCGAGCACGGCGCTGATTTCAGTCGCCGACCCGAAGGATTTGCAGGTGGAGATTGAATTGAACGAAGCCGATGTGGCGAAAGCGTTCCTCGGACAGAAATGCCGGGTCAGTCCCGAAGCCTATCCGGACAAGGCTTACGACGGCGTGGTGGTGGAAATGGCGCCGGAAGCCAACCGGCAAAAAGGTACGCTGCAACTGAAGGTGCAGATCAAGAACCCGGACCGTTACCTGACGCCCGAGTTGAGCGCCAAAGTGGATTTTCTCGCGAAGGACAAGGGGTCCGCCCAGTTGTCCGAGAAATGA